A window from Syngnathoides biaculeatus mitochondrion, complete genome encodes these proteins:
- the COX2 gene encoding cytochrome c oxidase subunit II (TAA stop codon is completed by the addition of 3' A residues to the mRNA), which yields MAHPAQLGFQDAASPVMEELLHFHDHALMIVFLISTLVLYIIVAMVTTKLTNKFLLDSQEIEIIWTVLPAIILTLIALPSLRILYLMDEVNDPHLTIKAVGHQWYWSYEYTDYEDLAFDSYMIPTQDLAPGQFRLLEADHRMVIPVESPIRVLVSAEDVLHSWAVPSLGVKMDAVPGRLNQTAFITSRPGVFYGQCSEICGANHSFMPIVVEAVPLEHFENWSSLLLEDA from the coding sequence ACTAGGTTTTCAAGACGCTGCATCACCTGTTATAGAAGAACTCCTTCACTTTCATGACCATGCCTTAATAATCGTGTTCCTTATTAGCACATTAGTCCTATATATTATTGTTGCTATAGTGACTACCAAATTAACCAATAAATTTCTATTAGACTCCCAAGAAATTGAAATCATTTGGACTGTCCTCCCCGCAATTATCCTAACCCTTATTGCCCTTCCATCCTTACGAATCCTTTATTTAATAGACGAAGTTAATGACCCCCACCTTACAATTAAAGCAGTTGGTCACCAATGGTATTGAAGCTATGAGTATACCGACTATGAAGACCTAGCTTTCGATTCATATATAATCCCTACCCAAGACCTCGCCCCAGGGCAATTCCGCCTTCTTGAAGCTGATCACCGAATAGTAATCCCTGTGGAATCCCCAATCCGAGTATTAGTATCCGCAGAAGATGTCCTCCACTCATGGGCCGTCCCATCACTAGGTGTTAAGATAGATGCAGTTCCAGGCCGACTAAACCAAACAGCCTTTATCACATCACGCCCCGGGGTGTTTTATGGCCAATGCTCAGAGATCTGCGGGGCCAACCACAGCTTTATACCAATTGTAGTAGAAGCTGTACCACTTGAACACTTCGAAAACTGATCCTCATTACTACTTGAAGACGCCT
- the COX3 gene encoding cytochrome c oxidase subunit III (TAA stop codon is completed by the addition of 3' A residues to the mRNA): MAHQAHAYHMVDPSPWPLTGAIAALLMTSGLAIWFHFNSIILMTLGLALLVLTMIQWWRDIIREGTFQGHHTPPVQKGLRYGMILFITSEVFFFLGFFWAFYHSSLAPTPELGACWPPAGVRTLNPFEVPLLNTAVLLASGVTVTWAHHSIMEGKRKQAIHSLTLTILLGFYFTFLQAMEYYEAPFTIADGVYGSTFFVATGFHGLHVIIGSTFLTVCLMRQIQYHFTSEHHFGFEAAAWYWHFVDVVWLFLYISLYWWGS, encoded by the coding sequence ATGGCCCACCAAGCACACGCATACCATATAGTAGACCCCAGCCCATGACCCCTTACAGGTGCTATTGCTGCCCTGTTAATAACATCCGGCTTAGCCATCTGATTTCACTTCAACTCCATTATTTTAATAACGCTAGGTCTTGCCTTATTAGTTCTAACCATAATTCAATGATGACGGGACATCATCCGCGAAGGCACATTCCAAGGACATCATACACCGCCAGTCCAAAAAGGCCTCCGCTATGGTATAATCCTTTTTATTACATCAGAAGTGTTCTTCTTTCTTGGCTTTTTCTGAGCATTCTACCACTCCAGCCTAGCCCCTACACCCGAATTAGGGGCCTGCTGACCCCCTGCGGGAGTCCGTACTCTTAACCCCTTCGAAGTACCCCTTCTTAACACAGCCGTATTACTAGCCTCCGGAGTGACAGTCACCTGAGCACATCATAGCATTATAGAAGGCAAACGAAAACAAGCCATCCACTCACTAACCCTAACTATCCTCTTAGGTTTCTACTTTACATTTCTTCAAGCCATAGAGTATTACGAAGCCCCTTTCACAATCGCCGACGGCGTATATGGCTCTACCTTTTTCGTAGCTACAGGATTTCATGGACTCCACGTCATTATTGGCTCAACATTCCTAACAGTCTGCCTAATACGACAAATCCAGTATCATTTTACATCAGAACACCATTTCGGCTTCGAAGCCGCCGCTTGATATTGACATTTTGTTGACGTAGTTTGATTATTCCTTTACATCTCACTTTACTGATGAGGATCTT
- the ATP8 gene encoding ATP synthase F0 subunit 8 produces MPQLNPHPWFLILIFSWFIMLAIIPPKILSHKFPNNPDSQVVKTPKTLPWNWKWH; encoded by the coding sequence ATGCCCCAGCTAAACCCACACCCCTGATTCCTCATTCTTATCTTTTCATGATTTATTATACTAGCTATTATCCCACCTAAAATCTTATCCCATAAATTCCCTAACAACCCCGACTCACAAGTTGTTAAAACACCTAAAACCCTACCCTGAAACTGAAAATGGCACTAA
- the ATP6 gene encoding ATP synthase F0 subunit 6 gives MALNFFDQFMSPTLLGLPLMALALMFPWVLLPTLSSRWLNNRLLTLQSWFINRFTSQLLLPINLGGHKWALMFTSLMIFILTLNMMGLLPYTFTPTTQLSLNMGLAVPLWLATVIIGMRNQPTHSLGHLLPEGTPTPLIPVLIIIETISLFIRPLALGVRLTANLTAGHLLIQLIATAAFILLPLMPTVALMTTTLLFLLTLLEIAVAMIQAYVFVLLLSLYLQENV, from the coding sequence ATGGCACTAAATTTTTTCGACCAGTTTATAAGCCCCACACTCCTAGGATTACCCCTGATAGCGCTAGCCCTTATATTTCCTTGAGTTCTTCTACCTACCCTTTCATCCCGCTGACTTAATAATCGATTACTTACACTCCAAAGCTGATTTATTAACCGATTCACATCCCAATTACTCCTACCTATTAATTTAGGCGGTCACAAATGAGCCCTTATATTCACATCCCTTATAATTTTTATTCTCACTCTCAACATAATAGGCCTCCTCCCCTACACATTTACACCTACTACTCAACTCTCTCTTAATATAGGACTGGCAGTACCCTTATGATTAGCAACCGTTATTATTGGTATACGTAATCAACCGACACATTCCTTAGGCCATCTTCTTCCAGAAGGAACCCCCACACCCTTAATTCCAGTTCTCATTATTATTGAAACTATTAGCCTATTTATTCGACCTCTAGCCCTTGGCGTCCGCCTGACTGCTAATTTAACAGCAGGCCACCTACTGATTCAACTTATCGCCACAGCAGCCTTTATTCTTCTACCTTTAATACCTACAGTTGCTTTAATAACAACCACTTTATTATTCCTACTAACACTCCTAGAAATTGCTGTGGCTATAATTCAAGCGTACGTGTTTGTCCTATTACTAAGTCTTTACTTACAAGAAAATGTCTAA
- the ND3 gene encoding NADH dehydrogenase subunit 3 (TAA stop codon is completed by the addition of 3' A residues to the mRNA) produces MNLLTCVLMITMTLSLILAIVSFWLPQMSPDPEKLSPYECGFDPLGSARLPFSLRFFLIAILFLLFDLEIALLLPIPWGIQLESPLTTFSWASAVLILLTLGLIYEWLQGGLEWAE; encoded by the coding sequence ATGAATTTATTAACATGTGTTCTTATGATTACCATAACCTTGTCACTCATCCTAGCTATTGTCTCATTTTGACTGCCTCAAATAAGCCCAGACCCAGAAAAACTTTCACCTTATGAATGCGGATTTGACCCCCTAGGATCAGCCCGATTACCATTCTCATTACGATTCTTCCTTATCGCCATTCTATTCCTTCTTTTTGATTTAGAAATCGCCCTTCTCTTACCAATTCCTTGAGGAATTCAATTAGAATCCCCTCTAACCACTTTTTCTTGAGCCTCCGCCGTCCTTATCCTTCTCACTTTGGGCCTAATCTATGAATGACTCCAAGGGGGTTTAGAGTGAGCAGAGT